A segment of the Lolium perenne isolate Kyuss_39 chromosome 3, Kyuss_2.0, whole genome shotgun sequence genome:
ttgcagtccggcacgtatgtgcacacgtatccgtgTGGGATCTCCTTAGGTGGCTCTTGAAggaactggtaatcgctaggatcgcctccGATCTTGTAAACGACATATGCCGGCGAACCTGGCGGCTCTGGAGCTGccagcgcgaatggcagctgcggtctggtttggaacggtatctctccctggtgagttcctagggcaggccctgacggagagtactgatgcttcatgatctcctgaACTACACGAACCGCAATACGCTCGAAAGCGtttaccaggctctcagaatgacggtgtagcgaatgagccaccatgtaattaacttcctggcgcagagctctggtgcggtcTTCCGAAGGGACAGACAGATCAACTTCATCGAGAacgccttcaggcgagaaccctttccaacgaatgccatgtttacgggtcctctcaaaagagccgatgagatcggcttcgaagacagctttgatctcatcatatttcttcttgtgctcctcaggcagtTCTTCGTACGTGATTGGTGTCTCCGCCATCACAGCTGCAGATGTCGACGCCGTTGctgtagagtgtcccaccgggcgtgccagaatgtgttgcctgccaaaacccaccggcgagcagcgacgagcaacacgaagagccgggaggctcccaggactgcttgtgggccctggtccctcgggcgacggcccgcaaaactccggcacacgtcctggctgttgcgagggcgtgccacctgacctatacctgatcaggaaggtgatggattgcttcgattattctcctgcatggtagacacgtaaacattaaattcgagcctcgatcggctctcaggttaccctgtgaatcggctcaaggagccgattatCCCATGATCCGTATTAGATCTACGGTAACATGGGGGTCTTGCTTTATCAAAATCAAGTCAAATTgacctacgacagtctagggttttcaccgcatgactggaacgtcctacacgtaattgagcctggcagatatgaAGGACaacagaaaaccaaccctagaaaaggcctaaaaaccaacatagagtcgattgtcggaacatctcctctaggatcggcaaactataccttacatactgctggatcattcaacccgtttgcaaggcctaatcatgcggatgttaaactaatccttgaaggtcAAGGAGCACCATAACAGATCAAGTCTACTGGATGAAGATTAAGCAAGAGGCTACCTTTACACCCTAGATGGGTGCAAAGGCAACTAGATATGTGAGGAAAACATAACGAAGCAAACATATCAAAGGAGTATCAATATTGACctcaacatatctatgataatggtgttactcgccatcaacaaggcttcagtacgagcaacaccgaATAACGAATAAGCGATATCGccggatcgcaagatgcgatcacgGGCAGCATGACGCTACCGGAagaaaaccctcgaaacaaggggtggcgatgcgcctagattgtgtttgttgtgaacgtgattgtcctcctttctcaataaccctagatacatatttatagtccgtagactctctaacttgggaataatcccaccgtgtacgagctaaactctatcttttaattctaaccgacacgtaacctactataatttacagatacacgggcaatctagcccaaacccttgtacgaggccgattcatgaatatttcccgtgcataatctccaagcccatctcaatcacggcccacctcctggcgtggctaaaatctggtgataacaatttcTTCCGGCGCTTCCTGAACTTCtacaaactccaacctcaccatcttcctggcaacgccatcttttacctttcctccttcGTCTCCTTCATGGAGGGGTATGTCGGCCTCTGTCCCACTACCGAGACCTTTGCTCGGTTTTACAACCTCCGGATCAACTCGATCCAGGATCCCAAGCTGTTGCTTCCTAAACCGGTGGTTCAGTGCGGGGCATGCATAATCACACCCCACCAGAAGAGTCCAGATTTCAAACTCACCGGCTTAGAGTCTTGCCGGAAATGGCAGCAAACTTTCTTTTATGTCAAGAACTCTGGGCCGGTTGATCTCATCAATCTTCCGGCCTATGTCCCCGGCGAACCTGCTAGAACCAACTGGTAGTACAACCCGAAGAAcaaccatgaagaaacaaacaggATCATCCGGTACATCAAGAAGCTCAAGAGGGAAACTGATCTCTGCGCCGATGATATCGTGCGCACATTCATCTGGCGTCGGGTGCTTCCGCTGCAGCGCCGTTCTCACAAGATTTGTAAGACAGATGAGCGGACGGTTTGATCCCACCCGGATCACTACTTTCCCGCTCTGTAAAGCTGACGTGGTCACCAAGGCTAAACAGATTTGTAAGACAAAGATGCCGGTTGAATGGAAATGGGGCTTGCAGCCTTACAGCCGCAGACACCCGCCATCACCCCAAGTAATGTGTTGGGGACTCCGGAATATTTTTTTCGGAATATCGAATTTCATCCTCTTATTTGTTTGtcctttgtgttgcagaactttGCCCGCATCAGCGCCGAGGAGCCAGAGTCATACACACCGAGCCGCACCGAAGAAGACCAGGAGGACCCGGATCCCTTCAGAACCTCTACTTCGCACGCGACGGACTCCTCCCGCAGAATGGGCTTCGGTAACTCTTCCGCAGTTCCTTCGTCAAGACCTCGGGGCGATGAATCCGGCAGCGAGGAAGACGATTGCGTTATTCTTGAGGTACCCGACCCTCTTCCGATCTCTTACGCATTCTCCGTGACGCCGGTTTCAGCTGATCCGGGTCGCCAGGTGTTGGAGCACGTTACTCCGCTTTCTGCCGAGGTCAGAGACCCTCCGGCATCTCGAGTCCGGAAGGCTTCCGCCCCTGAAGCTGGTTCCAGCGATGCGCCGGCCTCCAAGCGCCGGAAGGTTATAAGCAGCGGGCctccgaagaagaagaagcggaATGCCATTCCGACCTCCTCCGGGTAAACTTCCTTAACACATCTTTCAGGTTTAAGCTATTACTTTTGTTACCTCTCGCGGCTAACTTCTATCTTCTTTTATCTTTCAGAGCTCCTCTTGAACTCACCCGAGCGCGTCCGGTATGACCCCGGAAACCCCCAAAGACACCGACAAGACCCACGAGACTCCTCGGGAAAGTCCAGCACGCTCTGGTGCCAGCAAAACTCCTTCCCCCTCTCGGGAACCTGCAGCAAGTGTGGGGAATGCGGCCCCTAACACTGAAGATCACCGCACCGAGGAGGATTTTTCTTCCCCTCCTGACTTTGAAGaccccggcgccagcaacatgggCGCCGGTTCAGATCAAACCAGGCGGTCAGAAGCTTTGGTTccgcccgtccttgaaaagacaacTAAAGCACCATCTGCCTCAACGGCCAAGACTTCTTCCTCTCCGGCCAAGGGCCCAGCTGTGCCACCGCCGGCATCTCTCAAGAAGCCTCCTCCTGTTCCTTCCGGCAAGAAGTTCTCTCGGAAGGTTGCTGCGGTCACGGCGGAGCAACTCTCCGGTGCCGTCCAGGCCACGGTGGCTCAGCCCACCATCTCTGGAACTCTTGCGCTGCATACCGGCCGAGCTACAGTCGCCATCAGCGAGAAGGACTCGGCGCAAACAGGCCCGATTATCGAGCTAAACCACGACGCGGCCAACTTGGGCGCGCTTCAAAGGTATGTCGATGAATGGAACACTTCCGACATTACCGAAGCCACCCTCGGTGTGGGCAAGGATGGGCAGGTTGTGGTGGATACCCGCGGCCCTCGGAACACCGTGCAGCACCTGGCGCGGCTCAAGCGCAGCGTGCGTGAGTTCGACAACGCTTGGCACGATGTCGACAAGAACGTGCTGGTAAGTTTCTCATCCGAACTTGAACTTTATTCTCATACCGAGCTGTTTTCAACTTAGATCTTATAGATATATcctcatagtccccgagtttcgggttaagcacacagtacttagcgcgaaactgctaGGAAACCGGTATacgtagtccccgagtttcgggttaaacacttAGTACTTAGCACGAAATTGTTCGAAAAGCCAGCATCCATCACGGTTTCTTTTAACTTTCATAGGGCGTGTTGGACTCACGCAAGAAGCTCTTCGAGTAGCTGTTGTGGGAGCACCGCGACCTCACTGAGGCTTTTGCCGGACTCCAACTTACCCACAGCCAGTGCCAAGGTTTGTTCGAGCTAACTGGCTCCTTCCATACCGTTTTTGCCTCTAGAATTTTACTAAACTATTTCTTTTGTGCAGCCGCGCTTCCGGAACATTCCGCGCAAGATGAGCTCGCTGGCCAAATCGCAGCCCTCCAAGGTTTGTTGCCTCTGTCGATTTCTTTTTCCTTTGTTAACTTTTCCGCTTGCTAACTTCTTTCGTCCCGGTTTTCAGCCGAGAAGGAGAAGCTTGCCCTCCAACACGAGAATGCCCTGCAGGCTCAAAGGAATGAGACTGCAAGGCTCAAGGAGGAGCTAATCCAGGCCGGCCTGCGGCATGACACCGCGCTCAAGGAGGCTATCAAGGCCGGCAAGGCCGAGGTTGAGGAGGCCAAGGAGCAGCTGCGCCAGGAGCTCGAGGAGGAGAGGAAGCTGAGGGGGCTTGAGAAGGAGCATAATGATGAACTCGCACTGGCCCAGACCTCGATTGGCCAGTTCATCAAGGACCTGGATGACAAAGCCCAGAGTACGTATCTTTCCCTTTGCTTACAAGCTTTCTTTTCTTGCCGGTTTATTCTTACATCGGCCTCTTCTGATCTTTCCACAGAAATCTTCCTGGAGTCTCAGGAATGCGCCCAAGCGGCCGTTGCCAAAGTCCGGGTCGAGGATCCGGCTTCCGATGCCAGCCCTCCTGGACCACAGAAGATTACCTGACAGCTCTCTCTTCTCGCATCACCAATATGAAGATCACCGACCGGCTTCTAGCAAAGCTACCGGACGCCGCTATCGAAACCTTCAAGTGCCTCTGGCCTGAAGAGGCCGTTCCGGAGCATGTCATTTCCATTGCCAACCGGCTTCTGGAATCCGGCAAGCGGCTAAACGACTGGCGTCGATCTGCCGCGCATGCTGGGGCTGACACCGCTTTACGGTTTGTTTGCTCTTGGTATGAGACTCTGGATCTGGACACCCTCAACACCATGCGTGGGAATGCTCCCACTGACACCGATCCAGAGAAGACTGCCAAGCGCCGCGACCGGGCTTACTGTATCGCTCACTATGCCCCATCCAGCACTTTCATTCCGGCTCTCGCCGATCTCCAGGATGAACTTAGTGAAGATGAAgccgaagatgatgaagaagaagaagccgaaGAATCTGCTGCTACCAATGATGAAACCGCCACAACTGGCCAAGTCCCGGAGAGCTCGTCTCCGTTATATGAATGAAAAACTTAAGTCCTGTCTCACCAAAAACAATTTGTGAAATCCCCGGTATGCCCGGTGGCAAGATGTAATATACATTTAAGTCCTTTTGGTATGTTGAACTGCTTAGTTCCTTAGGTTTGAGATGCTTGAACCTCTTATGTTTGTTATGTTAAAACTTGCTAAGTTTGGTTCGCCCAAAACCTTTCGGTTTAAGCTCTTTTAGCTTGTGTGGTAAAGACTCCGGATTCATTCCCGAGTTCAATCCAAGGCATGCtcagttcttttgctttggctctgtctacctcttttgggtgtatTGACGTATGAGGCCCAAAGTTCTTTTGCCGAACAGGAAACTTCTTGAACTTAGAGAAAAAACTCAAAAACTTtataaaaaaccggtataaccggggttagttaaactttcttcCGGATTATTTGTTCTCGGTTTCTTTTTCGtccttcatgtgttcaaatccttctggtttgtcttgcttgccatgaagccgggttgcggacagcaactAAGTCGAAGATTTACCCTTAGGTTAAACACATTACTGAACCGGAAAAGAGAACTTCAAACAAAGAAACCGGCATacagaaaaaataaacacattgcatgcaatTCCGGTAAAGGCAGTCCCCAAGatacattcgaggtgccggcgTATTAttgatagcaaataaggtacaaaaaagaactccttacattacatcttcaggaatagaaatgGCGAAGTAGAGCTATGTTCCAAGGGCGTTTGGTTTCTTCTCCCGACTTGTCCTTCCTTCCTTTCTTGGCATCCTGTGCATCTATaaggtagtaggcatcattgtgcagagccttgctcacaatgaagggtccctcccatggaggtgagagtttgtgccgtccctcagtgcgctgcactagacgtagcactaggtctccttcttggaaAACCCTTGGAtttaccttccggctatgatagcgtctgaggttttgttgGTATATGGCTGATCTTGCCAGTGCCAACTCTCTTTGCTCTTCAAGCAAGTCGACATcactttctctggcctctttgacctcttgctctgtGTAGAGctgaactcgtggtgagtcatggagaatgtcggttggtatgacagcTTATGCTCCATATAGCATGAAGAATGGTGTATATCCGGTTGACCGGTTTGGGTTGGTCCTTAGACTCCACAGTACAGATGGTAattcatcaagccaacatccgGGCGTTTTTTCGAGTGGCTCGATAAGCCGAGGCTTTATACCGGACAGCACCAGTGCgtttgtcctttccacttgtccgttagatTCCGGATGTGCCACAGAGGCAATGTCAAGCCGGATCctattgtcctcacaaaaccatgAAAAGTATCCTTGGGCGaagtttgagccattgtcagtgataatacTGTGCGGGTAACCATACCGCAGGATTATGTCTTTCAGAAACTTGacggctgtgtgcccatcacatttccGGATTGGTTTAACTTCCACCCATTTGGTAAACTTGTCCACCATGACCAGAATGTGCGTCATTTGTCCTCTCGCTGGCCGGAATGGTCCGaccatgtccaggcaccaaacCACGAAGGGCCAAGTTATCGGGATTGCTTTTAAGCCGgaggctggggtatgattttgcttgctgTACCTCCGGCACCCATTGCTTTTCCGGACTAAGTCCTCAGCGTCTTCCAAAgccgtgggccagtagaacccatgccggaatacttttgctaccaatgcccttgatgaggcatggtgcccacattccccttggtgGATTTCTcggagcatttcttttccttcttccggctccCTGCAGCGCTGCAGTACTCCTGTTACGCTCATCTTGTAcatctcaccattgatgatggcgtaagctttggaccttctctggatTCTTCTCGATTCAGTTTCGTCAGCTGGCAAACCGCCATCaaccaggaattccttaataggttttacccaggttgGTGCTTCTCGAACGACAAAAACCGGCATATCTATTTCCATGCAGTCCACCGACATAGTTTCTACCGGCTTCGACTCTCAAGTCCCCGGGTTAGGTGAAAAAGTTCTCGGGTTTACCTTGTCAATGTCCATCAGTACAACATGTGACTCCGGCACAAAAATGGACTCAGATTCCAGACTTGGTTTGATTGACGGCTTCCTTAGGTGGGACAAGGCTATTCCGGCAggtatttcttgcctggatgagcccagcttggacaaagtgtCAGCTGCTTCGTTCGCcgcccgcggcacatggtgaaacttgcAGCCTTCAAAGAACCCGGCGATCTGCTGCACATAGAACCGGTATGATGCCATGTTTGCATCCTTCACGTCCCAGTCCCCGGAACACTGTTGTACCACGAGATCCGAATCACCGTAACATATAATTCGGCGCACACCgacttcttttgcgaccttgagtcCATGGACTaaagcttcatactcagcgacattatttgATGCCCTGAAGTGTATTTGCAGCACGTATCTTGGGttatctccctttggtgaggtgagaacCACTCCAGCTCCGAGTCCTTCCTTGAGCtttgatccatcgaagtgcatcct
Coding sequences within it:
- the LOC139837788 gene encoding uncharacterized protein; this translates as MTVVCEAPISEIIGNKDASGRIAKWAIQLAPYVPRYERRDAIKSQALANFLVDWAEMQYKPPPPETEYWRMHFDGSKLKEGLGAGVVLTSPKGDNPRYVLQIHFRASNNVAEYEALVHGLKVAKEVGVRRIICYGDSDLVVQQCSGDWDVKDANMASYRFYVQQIAGFFEGCKFHHVPRAANEAADTLSKLGSSRQEIPAGIALSHLRKPSIKPSLESESIFVPESHVVLMDIDKVNPRTFSPNPGT